GCCGCTACCGAGCCCACCAGCAGGCCAAACGGCTGCCCGGGCCGGTGCACCGATTGCGGGTCGGAGAAAAACGCACCCGTGGTGCCGTTGAGCTGCTGCTGCAGCCCCTCGCGCAGCTCTTCCACAATGTTGCGGTTGCGGGTGAAGGCGGTAAAGCTCGTCCAGCGGAAACCGGCTACATCCACCGGTATCAGCGTCAGGCCCACCTCCACGCCCTTGTTCGATACCTCCCCGAAGTTGGTGGTGAAAGCCGTGAAGCCCGTGGCAAACGGCAGCGTAACGTTGGCAATCTGCGAGGTGGTGCGCCGGTCGTAGTACGTCGCGCTCAGCACGATTCGGTCTTTCAGAAAATTCAGGTCAACCCCGCCTTCAACTTCTTTCGTGAATTCGGGGGTGAGGTCGAGGTTGCCCACCGTGCCGAACACGGCGGCGCCCGAGGTGGCCACCCCGCCCGTGGGCGTGAAGGGGAAACCCAGGCTGGCGGCGTTGTTGCCCAGGCCCGGCGAGAGGCTAAAGCGCGTTAGGATTTGGTACGGCGCGGCGTCGTTGCCGGCTTTGGCGTAGCTCAGGCGCAGCTTCCCTAGGTTCAGCACATCCGACTTAATCCCGAAGGCCTCCGTGAAGATGACCGAACCGCTGATGCTGGGGTAAAAGAAGCTGCGGTTGTTGCGCGCCAGCGTCGAGGTCCAGTCGTTGCGGCCCGTCGCGTTGATGTAAATGAAGTCGCGGAAGCCCAGCGTTACGTCGCCGAGTACCCCAAACAGCCGCCGTTTTTGGTTAAGCGTGCCGTTTTGGGCCACGCTGCGCGTGTTCGTAATGTCGTCGATGTTGAACACCGTGTACGTCGAGCCAACCACCGAGGAGTTCTCGTAGCTGCGCTGGTTTACGTTGTGGCCCACAATGGCCCGTATGCTGATATCCTCCGTGAGGTTGCGGTTGAAGGTGAGTAGGGTAGTGCCTTCGAGCTCGGTGTTGGTAATGTAATCCTGCACCACCTGGCCCAGGCCGCCAGCGGCTACCGAGCCCGGGCGCAACGCCGTGTTGCGGCGGTCGGTGTACACGTTGGCGCCGCCCGTAAAGCTCAGGCTCAGCCAGTCGGTGAAATCGTAGCTGGCGTTGAAGTTGCCGATAACCCGGTCCACGCGCGACTTGTAGCTGTTGTAGCGCGTCGACCAGTACGGGTTGTCGGCCTGGCCCGTCAGCCAGCCCAGCAGCGAGGCCCGCGTAACCGGGTTTTCAAAGGGCAGGCCCGAGAGGTCGAGGTTGCGCGGCAGAAACAGCGCCCGCCCAAACGCCGATGCGTTGCCCAAAGCGTTAGGCGCACCTAGGATAGGCCCGCGCTGATCGGAGTTGACGTAGGTAACCGTGGCGCCTACCGTAATCTTGTTGAATTGCCCCGAACCACCCGCGCTGATGCTGGTCCGGTCGAAGCTCGTGAACGGAATCATGCCTTCCTGATCGGAGCGCGACAGCACGGCTGTAAACTTGCTGTTCTCGCCCACGCCGGTAAGGTTCACGGAGTTTTCGAACAAGTGCCCCGTGTTGAAGAAGTCCTTTACGTTGTCGTCAAAGGCCTGGTACGGGTACCGCGCCCCCCTGAACTGCGGCAGCGGCCCGTTCAGCGCCGGGGTGTCGTAGGGGTGGGCCACATCAGCCGGGGCCTGCGGGCTCCCAAAAGCCGGCCCCCACGAGCCGTTGGCCGCCGAGTAGGCAAAGTTGGCCCCCGAGCCGTAGCGGTTTTGGTAATCAGGCAGGCTGGCAATGCGCTCCACCGCGTACGTAGAGTTGTACCCCACGCGCAGGCCCTTGTCGCGTCGGTTGCGGCTGCCCGTCTTGGTAGTAATTACAATAGCCCCGTTGGCTGCCCGCGAGCCGTACAGCGCCGCTGCGGCAATGCCTTTCAGCACGTTGATGCTCTCGATGTTGTTCGGGTCGATGTCGGCAGCGCGGTTCGAGTACGACGAGCTGTTGCCCAGCGACGAGGCCGAGTTGTCCTGCCGGTTATCAAACGGAATGCCGTCGACCACAAACAAGGGTTGGTTTTCGCCCAGCAACGACGAGTTTCCCCGGATGGTAATGCGCGTAGCGGCCCCCGGCGAGCCGCTCGAACCGCCGATGTTCACGCCTGGCAATTTGCCCTGCAGCGTCCGGAGCACATCGGGTTCGGCCTTCTGCACCACCTGCGAGCTGCTGATTTCTGACACCGCATAGCCCAAAGCCCGTTTCTCGCGCTGGATACCTAGGGCCGTTACCACTACCTCGCCCAGCTGCTGAGTGCTGGGAGCCAAGCCAACGCTCACTTGGTTTGTCGTGCCGATGGGTTGCTCCAGGTTGTTGTAGCCAACCGAGCTGAACACGAGCGTTCCACCTTCGGCCGGAACCGAAATTGTGTAGCTGCCATCGGCACCGGTAGCCGTACCGGTGGTTGTTCCTTTCAATAGCACAGTAACCCCGGGTAGCCCCGTACCATTACTTCGGTCAGTCACCTGCCCCGTAATAGTTCTGTTTTGCGCTGCCACCTGCAGTACCAGCGTCACCATGAGCACAAAGCTCAACAGTAGGCGTTTTTCCATGCTGCACCACGATTTAGAGTATCATGCCACTGATATTATAAGGTAATAATAAATGTTAGAATAATTATATATTGCCGAGCTTCCAACAAACAAAAAGCCCCGACCATTTGGCCGGGGCTTTTTGTGTAAAAGAGGCTAAGCTTAGTAACCGGGGTTCTGCGTGATGTTCGGGTTGTTTACCGTTTCGCGGAAGGGAATCGGTAGCAACAAACGACGAGCATCCGTTAGACTCAGTACCTGCTGGGCACGACCCGTGCGAATCAGGTCAAACCAGCGGTGGCCTTCCAGGGCTAGCTCAACCCGACGGTCGCGCTCGATTTGCTCGAGCAGTTGCGCTTGGGTAAGCGTAGCTACTGCAACGGGCAAGCCTGCACGGGTACGAACGCGGTTTAGGGCAGTCAGCGCGCCGGGCAGATCGTTCTGGCGGGCCTTAGCTTCGGCGCTGTTCAACAGCATCTCGGCCAGGCGAATGGCTTTGAAGTTATCGGTGCCCGTGCCCGGATCAACATATTTGATCGAAGTACCGGTGGGTACCGTGCGGCCGTTCAGGGTAAAAGTGCCATTCGAAATGGTAGCATCCTTGCGCAGGTCGCCAGCTTCGTAAGCTGTCGGCAGGGTCGAGCCAGGGCCCGTCGGAGAAATTTCGTTACGGCCACCATTTGCCGTGGGCAATAGGAAGAAGGCAAACGAGCTCTGCGTCTGCGCATCAAACTGTACCTCGAAGATAGATTCCGAGGGGTTTTCGGCCGTAACAGCTGTGCGGTAGCTCGCGTTGAGCTGGAAGGGGCCGGCAATTACCTGGTCGGCCAGGCGGGCCGCATCGGCCCACTGCTGGCGGTACAGGGCCACGCGCGACTGCAACGCCAAGGCTGCCCAACGGGTAGCGCGGGCCGGGTTGGTCGAGGTCGGCAGGTTAGGAGCCGCCGCCGTCAGGTCCGCCACGATCTGATCGTACACGGCCGATTGGGGCGTACGCGCCACGTTCAGCGTGTTGTCGGGCGTGGTGGTCGGGGTCAGCACCAGCGGCACATCACCCCAGTAGTTGGTGAGGTAGAAGTAAGCCAATGCCCGGATGAACTGGGCTTCGGCAACAATCTGGTTTTTCGTAGCCTCCGGAGCCGTGATGCCCGGGGCATAAGCAATCAGGTTGTTCGCGCGGTTCACCGTGGAGTACAACGAGCTCCACATGCTGGTTACCTCCGTGTTGTCAACCAGAATGGAACGGTTTTTAATCTGGCTGAAGGTCGGGAACGTGCCAACGTGTGCTAGGTTATCGGCAAGCAAATCGGAGAACAGCGGTACCCGCAGGCCGAGATTGTTGGCGCTAAGCAGGTTGCCGTAGGTGCCGGTCAGCACAGCCTGGGCACCCTCCAGGTCGGTGAAAACCTGGGTGCGGTCGAGGGAGTTGCGGGGTTCAGGCTGCAGAAAGTCCGAGCAGCTTACCGCGCCGAAGCTCAGCAGTCCGAGAACAGCCAGCGTCGAAATTTTGGAACGAATATTCATGAATGAGAGAGACTTCAACGAGGGAAAGAATTACAGGCCGATGTTGACGCCCACTTGGTACACGCGGGCCTGCGGGAAGGTGAGGAAGTCGGTGCCCAACGAGGTGTTAGTGCCACTGAACGTGTTTACTTCCGGCTCCAGACCCGAGTATTTCGTGAAGGTCAGCAGGTTCTGGCC
The sequence above is drawn from the Hymenobacter sp. YIM 151858-1 genome and encodes:
- a CDS encoding SusC/RagA family TonB-linked outer membrane protein, yielding MEKRLLLSFVLMVTLVLQVAAQNRTITGQVTDRSNGTGLPGVTVLLKGTTTGTATGADGSYTISVPAEGGTLVFSSVGYNNLEQPIGTTNQVSVGLAPSTQQLGEVVVTALGIQREKRALGYAVSEISSSQVVQKAEPDVLRTLQGKLPGVNIGGSSGSPGAATRITIRGNSSLLGENQPLFVVDGIPFDNRQDNSASSLGNSSSYSNRAADIDPNNIESINVLKGIAAAALYGSRAANGAIVITTKTGSRNRRDKGLRVGYNSTYAVERIASLPDYQNRYGSGANFAYSAANGSWGPAFGSPQAPADVAHPYDTPALNGPLPQFRGARYPYQAFDDNVKDFFNTGHLFENSVNLTGVGENSKFTAVLSRSDQEGMIPFTSFDRTSISAGGSGQFNKITVGATVTYVNSDQRGPILGAPNALGNASAFGRALFLPRNLDLSGLPFENPVTRASLLGWLTGQADNPYWSTRYNSYKSRVDRVIGNFNASYDFTDWLSLSFTGGANVYTDRRNTALRPGSVAAGGLGQVVQDYITNTELEGTTLLTFNRNLTEDISIRAIVGHNVNQRSYENSSVVGSTYTVFNIDDITNTRSVAQNGTLNQKRRLFGVLGDVTLGFRDFIYINATGRNDWTSTLARNNRSFFYPSISGSVIFTEAFGIKSDVLNLGKLRLSYAKAGNDAAPYQILTRFSLSPGLGNNAASLGFPFTPTGGVATSGAAVFGTVGNLDLTPEFTKEVEGGVDLNFLKDRIVLSATYYDRRTTSQIANVTLPFATGFTAFTTNFGEVSNKGVEVGLTLIPVDVAGFRWTSFTAFTRNRNIVEELREGLQQQLNGTTGAFFSDPQSVHRPGQPFGLLVGSVAARDPESGRVLIDRNTGRPIVSTTPDVIGNPNPDFQFGFTNTFTYKGITLEGVIDYRQGGDIYSTTIQTLYGRGVTKDTEDRNKTVVVDGIYGDPNTRQPLRAADGSTIPNATAISLNDLYFGTGSFGIGGPSEFSVYDGTTIRLREVTLGYEVPTKLLDKTKFIRGVNIGFSARNLFWYSPNIPEHMNFDPETSTYGNANAQGFDFSNAPTARRYGVNLRVNF
- a CDS encoding RagB/SusD family nutrient uptake outer membrane protein: MNIRSKISTLAVLGLLSFGAVSCSDFLQPEPRNSLDRTQVFTDLEGAQAVLTGTYGNLLSANNLGLRVPLFSDLLADNLAHVGTFPTFSQIKNRSILVDNTEVTSMWSSLYSTVNRANNLIAYAPGITAPEATKNQIVAEAQFIRALAYFYLTNYWGDVPLVLTPTTTPDNTLNVARTPQSAVYDQIVADLTAAAPNLPTSTNPARATRWAALALQSRVALYRQQWADAARLADQVIAGPFQLNASYRTAVTAENPSESIFEVQFDAQTQSSFAFFLLPTANGGRNEISPTGPGSTLPTAYEAGDLRKDATISNGTFTLNGRTVPTGTSIKYVDPGTGTDNFKAIRLAEMLLNSAEAKARQNDLPGALTALNRVRTRAGLPVAVATLTQAQLLEQIERDRRVELALEGHRWFDLIRTGRAQQVLSLTDARRLLLPIPFRETVNNPNITQNPGY